The proteins below come from a single Plantactinospora sp. KBS50 genomic window:
- a CDS encoding alpha/beta fold hydrolase — MFTTFTLDHIDVGEATLRVRHGGAGPAVLLLHGHPRTHATWHRVAPLLAERFTVVCPDLRGYGRSSKPPTDDEHTPYSKRAMARDCLALMHGLGHRRFAVVGHDRGGYVAFRLAMDHPGSVSALVALDVVPIGDALDRCDARFATRWWHWFFLASPELPEKVIGADPDAFYGVRYGADEDDMSREEFQDYQRAIHDPGTVHAMCEDYRAGVGIDRRHDEQDRAAGRRLRCPTLVLWGSESGLAELYDDDVLGVWAPWAPRLRGAPVKSGHHLMEEAPGDLAAQISRFLSAPQ; from the coding sequence TCACCACCTTCACTCTCGACCACATCGACGTAGGGGAGGCCACCCTGCGGGTCCGGCACGGCGGCGCGGGGCCGGCCGTCCTGCTGCTGCACGGCCATCCCCGTACCCACGCCACCTGGCACCGGGTGGCGCCGCTGCTCGCCGAGCGGTTCACCGTGGTCTGCCCCGACCTGCGCGGCTACGGCCGGTCCAGCAAGCCGCCGACGGACGACGAGCACACCCCGTACTCGAAACGGGCGATGGCCCGGGACTGCCTGGCGCTGATGCACGGCCTCGGCCACCGGCGGTTCGCGGTGGTGGGGCACGACCGCGGCGGCTACGTGGCCTTCCGGCTCGCGATGGACCACCCGGGGTCGGTCAGCGCGCTCGTCGCCCTGGACGTGGTGCCGATCGGGGACGCGCTCGACCGGTGCGACGCGCGGTTCGCGACCCGGTGGTGGCACTGGTTCTTCCTGGCCAGCCCGGAGCTGCCGGAAAAGGTCATCGGCGCCGACCCGGACGCCTTCTACGGCGTCCGGTACGGCGCCGATGAGGACGACATGAGCCGGGAGGAGTTCCAGGACTACCAGCGCGCGATCCACGACCCCGGCACGGTGCACGCCATGTGCGAGGACTACCGGGCCGGTGTCGGCATCGACCGGCGGCACGACGAGCAGGATCGCGCGGCCGGGCGGCGCCTCCGGTGCCCGACGCTGGTGCTGTGGGGCAGCGAAAGCGGCCTGGCCGAACTCTACGACGACGACGTGCTCGGCGTCTGGGCGCCGTGGGCGCCGCGGCTGCGCGGCGCGCCCGTCAAGTCCGGTCACCACCTGATGGAGGAGGCTCCCGGTGACCTC